The Faecalibacter sp. LW9 genome has a segment encoding these proteins:
- a CDS encoding IS1182 family transposase: MYTSSKIVFKDYNPKENLLFPPNLSELIEEKHPVRVISNIIDGLAIKNLINSYKPYGTSSYHPKMLLKVLIYGYLSNIYSSRKLEQALKENIHFMWLSGMNRPDHNTINRFRSERLKGKLKSIFTQIVLLLEKEGIVSLTTTFVDGTKIEANANRYTFVWGRAIKKHKARISEQLEDLWNYAESVAKEELQNTENIEFKEIDSEKVTQTIDKINEVLKDKKIPSKIRQKLNYGKRNWSKNLEKYKKQEEILQQRNSYSKTDTDATFMRMKEDHMKNGQLKPAYNLQISTNKQYILHYSIHHNPTDTKTLKPHLAGFEQHYHRTPKELVADAGYGSEENYNLLKSKKIKPYVKYNYFRKDQKSGQITSSESNPKLAKIREKAYKLLNTVKGIKLRKQRCHDVEPVFAEIKHNKNFKRFMLRGVDKVEIEVGLLAIAHNLKKMAKIT, translated from the coding sequence GTGTATACTAGTTCGAAAATAGTCTTTAAAGATTACAATCCCAAAGAAAATTTGCTTTTTCCTCCAAATTTATCGGAGTTGATAGAAGAAAAGCATCCTGTTAGAGTTATTTCCAATATAATAGATGGTTTAGCAATTAAAAATCTTATTAATAGCTATAAACCATATGGAACATCATCTTATCACCCAAAAATGCTTCTGAAAGTGTTGATTTATGGCTACCTAAGTAATATTTATTCAAGCCGTAAATTAGAACAAGCACTGAAAGAAAATATTCATTTTATGTGGCTTTCTGGAATGAATCGTCCTGACCATAATACGATAAATCGCTTTCGTAGCGAGCGATTAAAAGGTAAACTGAAATCTATATTCACTCAAATAGTCTTGCTTTTAGAAAAAGAAGGAATCGTTAGTTTAACAACCACTTTTGTTGATGGGACTAAGATTGAGGCAAACGCTAATCGCTATACATTCGTTTGGGGAAGAGCGATTAAAAAACACAAAGCTAGAATTTCTGAGCAGTTAGAAGACTTATGGAATTACGCAGAAAGTGTAGCAAAAGAAGAGCTTCAAAACACAGAAAATATTGAATTTAAAGAAATCGATTCTGAAAAAGTCACACAAACAATTGATAAGATAAATGAAGTTTTGAAAGATAAAAAAATCCCATCAAAGATTCGTCAAAAGCTCAATTATGGAAAGAGAAATTGGTCTAAGAATTTAGAAAAATACAAAAAACAAGAAGAGATTTTACAACAAAGAAATTCTTACTCTAAGACCGATACAGATGCTACATTTATGAGAATGAAAGAAGATCATATGAAAAATGGTCAGCTAAAACCCGCTTATAATCTGCAAATCTCCACGAATAAACAGTATATTTTACATTATTCTATTCACCATAATCCAACCGATACAAAAACTCTAAAACCTCATTTAGCAGGTTTTGAGCAGCATTACCATAGAACTCCAAAAGAGCTTGTAGCCGATGCGGGCTATGGCTCAGAAGAAAATTATAACTTGCTTAAATCAAAAAAGATAAAACCTTACGTAAAATACAATTACTTCAGAAAAGATCAAAAATCAGGACAAATTACTTCTTCAGAGAGCAATCCCAAACTGGCTAAAATAAGAGAAAAAGCATATAAACTTCTCAATACAGTGAAAGGTATCAAACTCAGAAAACAAAGATGTCACGATGTTGAACCAGTTTTTGCCGAAATAAAACACAACAAAAACTTTAAACGATTTATGTTAAGAGGAGTTGATAAAGTCGAAATTGAAGTCGGCTTACTTGCTATTGCTCATAACTTAAAGAAAATGGCGAAAATCACCTGA
- a CDS encoding folylpolyglutamate synthase/dihydrofolate synthase family protein → MRTYQETIDWLFSNLPMFQRVGASAMKKDLTNITALCEYLGNPQQKFKSIHIAGTNGKGSTSHMLASILQEAGYKVGLTTSPHLKDFRERIRINGMMCEEEFIVDFVAQHEQKILDQGASFFEIAIAMGFEYFAQQQVDIAVIETGLGGRLDSTNIILPELSVITNIALEHTQFLGDTLAQIAFEKAGIIKSNTPVVIGETTMETKKVFSEIAAQRHSEIIFAEEKFFQDLPSDLIGSYQVKNKRTVLTAIEQLQKQGWKISEENIKNGLLNVVKNTNLRGRWDVLGQHPLIVADTAHNPHGLIEVANQINEQAYNHLHLVLGFVNDKDVQQSLSFFPKMATYYFCEPDVPRRLPIDELRMVVPKELKDIHYFDSVEKALTAAKAAAEGNDMIYIGGSTFVVAEVL, encoded by the coding sequence ATGAGAACATATCAAGAAACAATTGATTGGCTATTTTCTAATTTACCAATGTTTCAGCGTGTAGGCGCTTCTGCAATGAAAAAAGACTTAACCAATATTACGGCATTATGTGAATACTTGGGAAATCCACAGCAGAAATTCAAATCCATACATATTGCTGGAACAAATGGTAAAGGAAGTACATCTCATATGTTGGCATCCATTTTACAGGAAGCAGGATATAAAGTCGGTTTAACAACTTCTCCACATTTGAAAGATTTTCGTGAACGAATTCGTATTAACGGAATGATGTGTGAAGAAGAATTTATTGTAGATTTTGTAGCTCAGCATGAACAAAAAATTTTAGACCAAGGCGCTTCATTTTTTGAAATCGCTATTGCAATGGGATTTGAATATTTTGCTCAGCAACAAGTTGATATCGCAGTCATTGAAACCGGATTAGGTGGACGATTAGATTCAACGAATATTATCTTACCTGAATTATCAGTAATTACCAATATTGCTTTAGAACATACTCAATTTTTGGGAGATACGTTAGCGCAAATCGCTTTCGAGAAAGCAGGAATTATAAAATCGAATACACCTGTTGTTATTGGAGAAACAACAATGGAAACAAAAAAAGTATTTTCTGAAATAGCTGCTCAACGACATTCAGAAATTATATTCGCAGAAGAAAAATTCTTTCAAGATTTACCTTCCGATTTAATAGGATCTTACCAAGTCAAAAATAAAAGAACTGTTTTAACAGCGATTGAGCAATTACAAAAACAAGGATGGAAGATTTCTGAAGAAAATATCAAAAATGGACTTTTAAATGTGGTGAAAAATACAAATTTGAGAGGTCGTTGGGATGTTTTAGGTCAACATCCATTAATTGTTGCTGACACTGCTCATAATCCGCATGGATTAATTGAAGTCGCCAACCAAATTAATGAGCAAGCTTATAATCATTTGCACTTAGTTTTAGGTTTTGTTAATGATAAAGATGTGCAGCAAAGTTTATCCTTCTTCCCCAAAATGGCAACCTATTATTTCTGTGAGCCAGATGTGCCTCGTAGATTACCAATCGATGAATTGCGAATGGTTGTACCGAAAGAATTGAAAGATATCCATTATTTTGATTCGGTTGAAAAAGCGCTCACTGCTGCAAAAGCAGCAGCAGAAGGAAATGATATGATCTACATCGGAGGATCAACATTTGTAGTTGCAGAAGTGCTTTAA